The Bifidobacterium asteroides genomic interval TGGGCGGCGAACTCGGGAGCGCTGAGCTCCGAATCAGTTCCGGCGGTCTGCTGTTGCTCCATGCTTCCTCCTGATCAGGCCATCCAGAGCCTGTCTTGACGGTGATGCCCGCCCTGAGGACGGACCGATCAGAACCCGCCCAGCGCGAGCCTGAACTACTATATGTGCTGTTGATATCGGAAACGGTGAGCATATATAGGGTTTTCTGTGCCCAATATCACACCGTCTCCAACTGGCCTAGAAGTCCCAGTCATCGTCGTCCGTGGACTCGGAATGCCCCATGACGTAGGAGGAGCCCGAACCCGAGAAGAAATCATGGTTCTCGTTGGCCGATGGCGACAGGGCCGCCAGGATCTCCGAGCTGACATCGGTCTGGTCGGCTGCGAACCGGGCCGGGTAACCCAGGTTCATCAGCGCCTTGTTGGCATTGTAGCGGACGAAGGCGAAGACATCCTCGACGAAGGGGAAGCCCTCATAGATCTGCCCGGAGTAGACCATCTCCAGATCGTAGAGCTTGTCCAGCAAATCGTTGGTGAACTTCTCCAGCATGGCCTGGTCGGCCTGGGTCCTCTCCTCCAGACCCCGCTGATACTTGTAGCCCGAGTAATAGCCGTGGATGGCCTTGTCGCGCAGGATCAGCCGGATCATGTCAGCCGTGTTCATCAGCTTGGCATGGCTGGAGAAGTAGAGGGGCAGGTAGAAACCTGCATAGAGCATGAGCGAGGAAAGCATGGTGGAGGCCACCTTGCGCTTCAGGGGATCCTCGCTGACATACTCGTGCAGGACCGTGTGGACGCGCTCCTGGAGGACATCGTTGGCCACGGCCCAGCGGTAGGCCTTGTCGATCTCCTCGCTGGAGCAGAGGGTGGAGAAGACCGAGGAATAGGAGCGGGCATGAACCGACTGCATGAAGGCGATATTGGTGTAGATGGCCTGCTCCTGCTCGGTGCGGGCGTGATCGATCTGCACCAGCTCGCCGATGGTGGCCTGGGTGGTGTCCAGCATGGTCAGCCCGGTGAAGACGCGGACCGTGGTCTGGCGCTCGTGATCGGTCAGCGTGTTCCAGGATGGGATGTCGTTGGACAGGGGCACCTTCTCGGGCAGCCAGAAGTTGGAGACCAGGCGGTTCCAGACCTCCAGATCCTTCTCATCGGTGATCTTGTTCCAATTGACCGGGCGAATCCTGGCCTCAGGGGTGACACGGTACTGGGGCGGGGTGATGGATTGGCGCATCATCTCGTCGTCGGCATAGACGCCGGCCTCTGACTTGGTGCTCTCTTCGGTGCTTTCCTGCTGGCTCATGACAAAACCGCCTTTCGTGAATCAGTCGACTGCTGCTGGAGCTGCACTCCCATTCCGGCCAGAATGGCCCTGACCGCTTGAACATCCTCGGAGGTGCCCAGCAGCTCGAAGCGATAGAGCTCAGGGACGCCGCACCGGCGGGCTATCAACGGGCCGGCCGCGCAATAGGCGCTGCCGAAGTTGCGGTTGCCCGAGGTGATGACCCCGCGGATCAGTCCGCGGTTGACCGGATTGTTCAGGAAGTGGATGACCTGCTTGGGCACGGCCCCCTTGGCTGACCCGCCCCCATAGGTGGGCACCAGCAGAAGGTAGGGCGCATCCATAACAGGCATGGGCTGGCGCCGTTCATACAGGGGGATGCGGATGGGCTCCTCCACGCCCAGCCGCTGCACAAAGCGGTGGGTGTTGTTGGAGACGCTGGAGAAATACACCAGCCTGGAGGCGCCATCGGGAGGATCGTGCCGATCCACATCTGCTGAAGACATAGTGACTGCTGCTCCTTGATAAACACTATATGTTGGATATACTTGGCCAGCCAACCACAATATATAGGTTTATCCAAGACGACACAAGTTCACAGGAGCAAAACCGCCCCCGCTGTGACATTCCATACAACAGCAGGGACGGCAGTCAAATGCTTTTACGATTGCGCGAGTGCGACCTTCAGTCGGAGGTCTAGTCCTTGGGCAAACCCTGTCGACGCAGGTCGGCGCAAACCTCCAGGACCCGGTCGTTGGCCTCCCTCTCCCCCACAGTGATGCGGATGCCCTCGCCAGGGAAAGTCCTGACCGACAAGCCTGCGTCGCGGAAACGCTGATCAGCCTGCGCGGAGGCCTGGCCCAGGGGCAGCCAGTAGTAGTTGGCCCGAGGTTGGGAGATCTTCCACCCCTGCTCCTGCAAACCAGCCAGTACTCTGGCCCGCTCCTGCTTGAGTGCCTGGACCCGTTCGGCCAGGCGGTCCTGTGCATCCAGGCTGGCCATTGCCGCCGTCTGGGCCACATCGGAGACGCCGAAGGGCAGGGCCACCTTGTTCATGCCGGCAATGATCGGCTCGGCAGCCACGGCGTATCCGATCCGCAGCCCCGCCAGTCCGTAGGCCTTGGAGAAGGTCCGGGCCACTATCACGTTGGGATGCTCGCGCATGAGTGACAATCCGTCGGCGCGGTCAGGGTCGTCGTTGAACTGTATATAGGCCTCGTCAAAGAGTACCGGCAGGTCGGCGGGCAGGGCCTGCAGCAGCCGTTCGGCCTGGTCGCGGCCGACGTTGGTCGCAGTCGGATTGTTGGGATTGTTGACGATGACCAGTCTGGTGTTGTCGTTGACCGCGGCGATCATGGCCTCGATGTCATGCCGTCCCTGCTTGTCCAGGGGCACGGGCACGCCGGTGGCTCCAGCCGAGGTGACGATGATGGGATAGGCCTCGAAGCTGCGCCAGGGGTAGACCACCTGGTCGCCATGACCGGCCACCAGGTCAACCAGCTGGGTAATGACCTCAGTGGACCCGCAACCCAGCTGGATGCATGCGGGATCCACCCCGTGCAGCTGGGCCAGCCGCTCCACCAGACGGGTGCCATGCATGTCCGGATAACGGTTCAGATGGCTCAAGGCCTGCTCCGAGACGGTCCGGAGCACGCCCGGCAGAGGCGGGTAGGGATTCTCGTTGCTGGAGATCTTGTAGCTGGTCAACCCGGGAA includes:
- the nrdI gene encoding class Ib ribonucleoside-diphosphate reductase assembly flavoprotein NrdI; protein product: MSSADVDRHDPPDGASRLVYFSSVSNNTHRFVQRLGVEEPIRIPLYERRQPMPVMDAPYLLLVPTYGGGSAKGAVPKQVIHFLNNPVNRGLIRGVITSGNRNFGSAYCAAGPLIARRCGVPELYRFELLGTSEDVQAVRAILAGMGVQLQQQSTDSRKAVLS
- a CDS encoding histidinol-phosphate transaminase — translated: MYYRHRASIDSLPGYRQGSPAPAVPGLTSYKISSNENPYPPLPGVLRTVSEQALSHLNRYPDMHGTRLVERLAQLHGVDPACIQLGCGSTEVITQLVDLVAGHGDQVVYPWRSFEAYPIIVTSAGATGVPVPLDKQGRHDIEAMIAAVNDNTRLVIVNNPNNPTATNVGRDQAERLLQALPADLPVLFDEAYIQFNDDPDRADGLSLMREHPNVIVARTFSKAYGLAGLRIGYAVAAEPIIAGMNKVALPFGVSDVAQTAAMASLDAQDRLAERVQALKQERARVLAGLQEQGWKISQPRANYYWLPLGQASAQADQRFRDAGLSVRTFPGEGIRITVGEREANDRVLEVCADLRRQGLPKD
- the nrdF gene encoding class 1b ribonucleoside-diphosphate reductase subunit beta produces the protein MRQSITPPQYRVTPEARIRPVNWNKITDEKDLEVWNRLVSNFWLPEKVPLSNDIPSWNTLTDHERQTTVRVFTGLTMLDTTQATIGELVQIDHARTEQEQAIYTNIAFMQSVHARSYSSVFSTLCSSEEIDKAYRWAVANDVLQERVHTVLHEYVSEDPLKRKVASTMLSSLMLYAGFYLPLYFSSHAKLMNTADMIRLILRDKAIHGYYSGYKYQRGLEERTQADQAMLEKFTNDLLDKLYDLEMVYSGQIYEGFPFVEDVFAFVRYNANKALMNLGYPARFAADQTDVSSEILAALSPSANENHDFFSGSGSSYVMGHSESTDDDDWDF